From Arachis hypogaea cultivar Tifrunner chromosome 3, arahy.Tifrunner.gnm2.J5K5, whole genome shotgun sequence:
ATCTCCTTCCCTCTTTCCTTTACCCAGAAGGTCGGAACAGGACGAGAAAGCTTAAGTTCCGAGACCATTTTATTTGTGTCAGAAATTGGTACAATCAAGTGTCATGCTGTTAACTAACAACGAAGTAAAGAAGTGAATACATAATTTGTTTAGAACTTAGCCTGTTTAAGAATCAATGGATTTTGTGatcaaattttgcaccactaaaTATAACATTACAAGGGGGAAAAGAATTGTGTGACAAATCCCTACAAAACTTGCCAACTCATTGGGTCATCGACAATGTCCACCTAAAATGAATTTCCAGATGTAGATGGTGCCTCAAGAACAAATCATGCTCATTACACGGCATCCAACTGTCAAACCTAAGATAGCAACTATTGTAAACAGCCAAGGGGATACATCCTTATTAAGCAGTAGCAGCAACCTTTTCCTGTTCCTTTTTAGCAGCCTTTGAAGGCTTTGAAGCTGGGACATTTTCAGGTTTCTCGATTCCTTGAATATCAGTTATCCTTAACTTGGTCAACTCCTGAACATAGGCATCAAGCATATTTAATATTAACAAATAGGGCAAAACTACATTTGATTAAATAATTCGATCCCAACATACCTGGCGATGCCCTTTGGTTCTTCGgtaattctttcttctctttttcttgaaGATTAGAACTTTTGCATCTAATGCCTGATAAATAAGAAACATGAGCAATCATACAAATTTCCACATAGAAAACATAGATATTCAATATTTTAATCCCACCATTTGGCAAGATGAAATGTCTACAAATTTTACCAAGTGTCGTCTTCAAATTCACTACTAAAATTCAATAAGAAACCCTTTAATACACATACATAACGAAAATGCATGCAATCATCAGTTTTTGGTTtaactataatattattataatgaaATCAAATGATTATAATTGTAGAATTAAGTGTACTATATAAGTCTTGCAGTCATCTTAAGATGAGAAACTTATGacatttaaaaactaaatcataATTCTGACTCCATCTCATCATGATAGCAGGAAGCAAGTCTTTTAATGGAAAGAATTAAAGAAAAGGATTTGCAACCTAACTGAAAGAGGAAAGATCACTCTATTTGAAATATATTCGATTCCTACTGCCATAGAGCCATCTTAAGCTAAGAAAACCAAGTCCTTATAACAACTTTAAAGAAATTCAATTAAGCTGAGAAGTTTCAAACTTACATGCTCCTCAACAACAGCATGAACACCTGCATCTGGCACTATGGGTCTGCCAATGATTGTCTGACTAGGGGATCCAAGCAACAAAACTTTGTTCAGAGTCAACTGCATGGGAagatttaaatcaaacaaaatgaaAGAATCTATAACAAATAATTAGTACACAACACAGAAGCCATTGCTAATAACAATACTAGCATACACATTATATTGAAAGAGACATACATATACAGACCAAGAATGTAATTGCTTCAAAAATCCTTAAAACTATCGTAAAGTTACAGTAAAACTCGCTCACCCATCCTAAACACATGTACAACAGTACAAGTATTGACAAAGATTACATGTGTTTGCAATTGCAAGCAAAAGGACCACTGACCTTATCATTCACTTCACAAAATTTCAATCTTTCAGTGAAAATGGCGTCACCAATGCTCACTTTAAACTGGTGCGAACcaatctaaaccaacaaaaacaaagtTACCAAAGCTAAAATCGAGTTTAAACCGAAACATTTATACAAACACATGGTGAGCGAAATAAAGTGAACCTGAACAACAGCGAAAACAGGCTCGTACGGCTTGAAAACATCATCACCCTTGGTGAGTGGCCCAACCACTTTGTACCCAATATTCGCCGCCTCCGCTTCCTTCTCCTCCGGCGTGTACACTCTTTTCCCACCTGACCTCAAACCACTCTCATCTTCCCCACTTTCGCTCTCATAATCAACTTCATCATCATCGTAATCATCTTCATCCTCGTCTTCTTCCACGCCACTATCGTCCTTGCTCGCGCGATCGTCCTCTTTACCGGAAGAAGAGAAAAACCGCGGATGGTGCCATTGCGGAAGAGAACGAGATAGTGATTGGGTGAAAATGGGAAGAAAAGTTGGCGAGAGGTTAGAATTGAGATGTGGGTTTGGAAATGAGATCGATGAAGGCTTATTGAGGGCAAAGTTTGCAGCTTGGCGCGTTAAAGCTAAAGCTTGGAGACACCTCCTCCTGCTCGCCATGGACGATGAAGCAGTACTTGCAGAAGCGAAGGAAAGTTAGGTTTTTGGAGAGGTTTTCATCActttctccattttttttcctgTTAATTGGGCCTAAGCCCAAAAATTAGGACAAAAATAGTTTAACCTTTTTTGTATGTCTACATAGAGTTGTAGCTGAAACAACTATCTTGTATAAAAATTGTGAAAGGGAAAGCCCATGAAAATTGAGATtagattatttttcttttggggCAAATGAGCTCAGTATATTCTAGTTATTCGACAAATTTTTTTGcgttttaatttattatgatcaattattgattatattttcctttttttctattttttttgggtATGCTAATCCttcaattataaaataaataatgatttCTTGTTTTTGCGTTAATCCGTTTATAACGTGTTTgtctttatgcattttttttaatctcaaattaaaataaaaaagaaagagatataTAGACAAGTTTagcttttttaaaagttatatagtGAACAACTGTTTTTATTTGACTTTAACTTTCGGTTTTGAAGGTCACTtaacattaaattaaataagtaaaaGAAATCACACGAATATCATGGCCTTTAACTTTGCTTTAGTTGCATTATAATAGAAGGATTAAGCTGTAATCCACAAAATTAAAACATGTCTACGCAACTATGTATTGATTAATCACTAAAGCATTACGTAACAAtgtacaaataaaatatatagtagTAATCGTTTCCCTAATAAAATAACAAGCTAAGGTTGATCCCTTATTATTGTATTTGATAATATGTGGGGCTATTCACTTTTGCTAAACACCTAATAATTCAGCCAACGTGACAACTGACAACCAATAAAAGAACAtgatatagataaacataaaattaAGGCAAGTTAGTAGTTACTAATTATTATCGTTAATATTGTTATTCTCAAGACAACTTTCAGTTGTTTATATAAAATGACGATAAGACTCTTGTTTCTTTGTGAGCAGGAGGGGCTAACGCCTCTAACATAATAATATAAATGGAAGAGAATATAGTATGTTACATTTTAGTAGTATTACCATAACATTCGTACATATACAAATACAACTTGGCTTCAACAAAGTGGTTGTACAAATTAATAAAGCAACCATGCACACATatttgtttgtctttttcttctcattttttcctttcaataatttactaattctatataaaataattgataaaaaataaattatataaagagTAAAGATTGTAATTAGATGAAGTGTATGAGTTAAGTTGCTCATTGTAGCAtatatgtgtatattaaaattaattattaaattatattaaactaCTAGTATATATCGAATacgtattaaaatattaaatatatattaaaaacgaattaaactatatatatttgtatagaaATATATGATAAGTGATTTTGATAGTTGATTTTTTAGTGTACAgataatatcttttattttattagacgtCTCTTTGATATCCATTTCAATCGTTAAATCATGAATATACATACTTAGTATGCATGTATGTTAGGTATGCTTAAGTTTTAGTAACTACCTTTAGTTGAGCTAGTTGGTTAGCCAGTCAACTGCTAAACTGAAACTAGTTAGTGGCTAGAAAATTCTAGAGACTTTTTTACTATAAGTAGCAAAACCCACTGCTACAGTAACTACTTTTCATTTTCACAATGCAATTCACATATtcatttctttctctcttcttcacttcttctattttctctgaaCCTGCTATTAGCTCTTTGAATCTTTGATCTAGGTTCTTGATAcctttcatggtatcagagctctatattcgaaaggtcaagagttcgatcatTGGTGAACTCCAAAAGTGAAAAATAGCATAaggcaaataaaagagaaaagaaagcctatgcaaaaaaatcaaacaacccCAAAAGGGGCTCTTGTTTGAGGGGgagtgttagagatataaccattagtgttaccttctCCTATCAGCTTAACCTTTTGGATGAGTGACTAGTTTCCACATTTTGTTTTTCAACAGGGCTTCATATTCCAAATTCATAGCTGCCTTCCATTCAGGGGATTGAAATGCTTGCTGTACATTCCTTGGCTCCAAAAGAAGCTCATATACAAGCGACAGAATGGCACAAGAATTATACAATGGAGGCAAAGCAACACAAGGCCAGTCCTCATTTGGCTATGGAAGGGGGCAGTATAGAAGAGAAAATTATAGTGATTCAAGAAATTATGAAGATTCAAGAAACTATAATCAAGGAAGAAACATAGGCATGTAGTTGAGATGGGGCTAACATTGTTGGCTGGAGCCTCAATGCCTACCAAATTTTGGGGAGAGGCATTTATAACAGTAGCCCAGTTGACTAATGTATTACCTACACCAGTTTTACATGGACAGTCGCCTACTGAAAAAATGTTTGGGAAGAAACCTCCCTATGAGAACCTAAGAGTGTTTGGGTGCCCATGCTTTCCTCACCAAACACCTTTCAACAAGCACAAATTAGATTTCAGGCCATTACCATGTACATTTGTCGGGTATGGAACAACACAGAAAGGGTAAAAGTGCCTCACTCAACAAGGGAAgattggtacacgaaatcgtgagttcacacttctctcacaactccgcgcagctaaccagcaagtgcactgggtcgtccaagtaataccttacatgagtaagggtcgatcccatggagattgtcggcttgaagcaagctatggtcatcttgtaaatctcagttcggcggattcaaatggttataagattttgataataaaaagagaaataaaacataaaataggatagagatacttgtgcaattcattggtggaaatttcaaatAAGCATATGGaaatgctttgttccctctgaacatctgctttcctattgtcgttatccaatcatgcgtactcccttccatggcaagctgtatgttggtggatcaccgttgtcaatggctaccatccgtcctctcagtgaaaatatgtcCTCtatggtttcccgcatggctaatcagctgtcggttctcgattatgtcggaataagatccattgattcttttgcacactgtcactgcgcccaacagtcacgagtttgaagctcgtcacagtcatcccatcccagatcctactcaaaataccacaaacaaggtttagacttttcggatctcaagaatgctaccaatttatactaaactagtaaactaggtttacagaaaatgagtaactaagtgtagataatgcagaaatccactttaggggcccacttggtgtgtgtttgggctgagcattgaagctttcacgtgcataggctctttttgaagtttaaacgccagttttggtgccagtttgggcgtttaactccagctttggtgccagttctggcgttttacgctagaaaatgGTCTCTAATGggtgtttggacgccagtttgggccatcaaagctggggaaaagtatggactattatacattgttagaaagcccaagatgtctactttctaacgcaattgagagcgagtcaattgggtttctgtaactccagaaaatccacttcgagtgcacagaggtcagaatctaacagcatcttcagtcctttctcagcctctgaatcagatttttgctcaggtccctcaatttaagtcagaaaatacctgaaatcacagaaaaacacacaaactcatagtaaattccagaaatataatttttgcataaaaactaataaaaatatactaaaaagtaactaaaacatattaaaaactatgtaaaaataatgccaaaaagtgtataaattatccgctcatcacaacaccaaacttaaattgttgcttgtccctaagcaactgaaaacaaaataggataaaaagaagagaatataaaataaactcaaaatatcaatgaaacttagtcccaattagatgagtggggctagtagctttttgcctctgaacaattttggcatctcactttatcctttgaagtttagaatgattggcatccattaggaactcagaatttagatagtgttattgattctcctagttcagtatgttgattcttgaacacagctactttatgagtcttggctgtgaccctaaacatcttgttttccaatattaccaccggatacataaatgccacagacacataactgggtgaacctttttagattgttactcagctttgctagagtccccagttagaggtgtccagagttcttaagcacactcttttgctttggatcacgactttaaccactcaaatctcaagcttttcacttggaccttcatgacacaagcacatggttagggacagcttgatttagccgcttaggccaagattttattcctttgggccctcctatccattaatgcttaaagccttagatcctctttacccttgccttttgatttaaagggctattggttttttctgcttgcttttccttttttttcttttaattttcgccacccttttttttcgcaagctttgttattcactgctttttcttgcttcaagaatcaattttataatttttcagatcatcaataatatttctcttttttttcatcattctttcaagagccaacaaatttaacattcataaactccactataaaaaatatgcactgttcaagcattcatttagaaaacaaaaagtattgccaccacatcaaaataattagactaatttcaagataaaatttaaaatttatatacttcttgtttttttgtaattaggaacattttttatttaagaaaggtgaaggattcatgggacattcatagcttcaagacatagacactagacactaataatcatgtaataaagaaacaaacatagaaaaatataaagcataaaaaatcgaaaaacagaaaaacaaataacaaggaaattaaagaacgggtccactttagtgatggcgactagttctccttcttgaagatcctatggagtgcttgagctcctcaatgtctcttcattGCCTTtattgttcttccctcatggctctttggtcttctctaatttcatggaggatgatggaatgctcttggtgctccatccttagttgctccatattggaactcaaatctcctaaagaggtgttgagttactcccaatagttgtgtggaggaaaatacatcacttgaggtatctcagggatttcttgatgagggacttcctcatgcgtttgttgaggtccatgagtgggctctcttgtttgctccatcctctttttagtgatgggcttgtcctcttcaatgaggatgtcttcctctatgacaatttcaGCTAAACttcataggtgacaaatgagatgaggaaagtcTAACATTGctaaagtggagggcttgtcagccactttgtacagttctagaggtatgatctcatgaacttccacttcctctccaatcatgatactatggatcatgatagcccgatccatagttacttcagatcggttgttagtaggaatgatagagcgttggatgaactccaaccatcctctagccataggcttaaggtcaagccttcttagttgaaccggcttgcctttggagtctctcttccattgggctccttccatatagatgtccatgaggacttggtccaacctttgatcaaagttgacccttcttgtgaaaggatgaagatctccttgtatcattggcaagttgaattccaacctcacattttttggactgaaatctaagtatttcccccgaaccattgtgagccaattctttgggtttgggttcatactttgatcatagttcttggtgatccatgcattagcatagaactcttgaaccattaagattccaacttgttgaatgggattgatgagagcttcccatcctcttctcctaatctcatgtcagatctccggatattcgctccttttgagcttgaaggggacctcgggaatcaccttcttcttggccacaacttcgtagaagtggtcttgatagacctttgagatgaacctttccatctcccatgactcggaggtggaagaaaTTGTCTTCCcattcctctttttagaggtttctccggccttaggtgccattaatggttatggaaaattaaaaagcaaggctttttccacaccaaacttaagaggtttgctcgtcctcgagcaaaagaagaaagaagagagtagtagaagaagagaagtgggAGATGGAGGCTTGAGAAGGTTCGGCCAAGGGTGGTTTTGAGTgtatgtgatgtgtgaaaatgaaggagtaaggAGGGATATTTATATGGTAAGAGAGGGAGTTGGTTCGTGTGAGAAGGGTTGGGTTTAGGAGGAAactggtttgaatttgagtgggtgggggtaggtgggttgtatgatagGTTTATGGGAATTAgggaatggatgtgagtggtgaagagaatatagcgAAGatggtaagatttgataggtgaatggtgttttgggtagagtgttatgGAGAAGTGTGAATAAGAGAGAGAGtgaggtgggataggtggggatcctgtggggtccacagatcctgaaatGTCAAGGATttttttcatccctgcaccttgttggcgttaaacgccctctATGTGCCATTCCTGGTGTTTAAACACCGAGctgatgcccttttctggcgtttaaacgcccagaatggtgctaggatgggcgtttaaacgcccatttttctactcttactggcgtttaaacgccagtttgcttgccagttctggtgtttaacgcccagaatggtgctaggctgggcgttaaatgcccattttggtatccttactggcgtttaaacgccagtaagctcgttctcaagggtgtgctattttttatgctattttttattttgctttaatttttgcagttatttttgtgactccacatgatcatcatcataaagaaaacataaactaacatagataaataaataaaattgggttgcctcccaatgagcgcttctttaatgtcaatagcttgacagtgagctcttttcAGAACTTCACA
This genomic window contains:
- the LOC112791474 gene encoding large ribosomal subunit protein bL21m: MASRRRCLQALALTRQAANFALNKPSSISFPNPHLNSNLSPTFLPIFTQSLSRSLPQWHHPRFFSSSGKEDDRASKDDSGVEEDEDEDDYDDDEVDYESESGEDESGLRSGGKRVYTPEEKEAEAANIGYKVVGPLTKGDDVFKPYEPVFAVVQIGSHQFKVSIGDAIFTERLKFCEVNDKLTLNKVLLLGSPSQTIIGRPIVPDAGVHAVVEEHALDAKVLIFKKKRRKNYRRTKGHRQELTKLRITDIQGIEKPENVPASKPSKAAKKEQEKVAATA